CTATGAATGATagcttttttttcaaaagaaacaagttgaaagaaaaaaatctcaaaGCAAAAGATTATCTTCTATCAAAATATGtgcatttaaacaagaaatttTGAGTGCAAAGTGCATCTAAGACTGACAAAACTAGCTTACAACAGGAGTCCCTCCCCATACAAAAATTCACAACAGGAGGGGTGGGGTAAAGAAAGGCTTAcaaatcatcaaaaacaaaAGTTATACCAACAAGAaggattgaaaaaaataagaaaactgCTAACTTCAAATCTGGTGTTAGAATTTTCTTCTACCTATACATCCCAACCATCCATCCGATGGTTAAATTCCGACTTACGATTCGTTATGCTTCCATACATTTCAGAGAATTTCTGAAGGCAACTGCTCCGAAGGCCATAGTGAATCTGCGTATTCTTGCTAATCGCGACACCAGTGAACTTTGAAGTATCGATTGCCCATGCAGGTTTCACGTATTCGACTGTATTTGAAGAGCTTGCGTTTGCGTACAAGAAGTTCAACAACACATCTTCACAGTTGAAAAGATTGTCTACTACTTCTCTACCTGGTGCTGCCTCTTTGCTCCAGTACATTTCAAAAGCCATTGTAGTGTCCATGAAGGCTGCTCCAGTCAGAATCATGTTATATCCATTGTGCTTACGAGCGTGTTTCTCAGCCCTGTACTTCAACGGGCTACCATTTGCTAGTCGGGGGTAAAACCCTACAATTCGCTCAGGATGCTCACGCCATACCTTAAATCCTCGTTCAACATCATCACAAGGCATCATAATGTCATCatcaagctcaagaacagctctTGTCTTTATGGAAGGATCTACCTTGAAGCGATTGTTTAGTGAGTTTCTTTCCTCGATTCTAATCCTTACTGGCACTGCAGAATCAAATTCACTCAATTCTGGAGGTTGTCCTTTATTCCACACTACAACAATTTCACGCACTGAAGAACATCTCGAGTAATGGTTGACATACATTTTCAGATTCCAGATCCGAGCATCGTAGGTCATTGTTAATAAAGTGAACTGAGAGTACTGATCATGCAATGGGTAAGCTTCATGCGCACCACTACCTCCATATAGGTATTTAACTCCAGTACACATTAAGACCACCGCTgccaaaaatattaaagtaagaACCAAGCTTCCACTACATGAGTTTGGTTTTATTCTGGCACGGAGTGATGAGCTTGCTCTATTCAAGTGGCTGCAGAATAGTCTCATTCTAGAGTAAAACAAGCTCGACCTTTCCCAATCCAATGAAGCATCACTCCTCTTGCCAACATTATGCGGGCACCAACTAAGGGGAAATAAGCCTTTAACAGCTCCAAGTGACACACCGAACAGTATAACCAGGGCTGCAACACCTAAGACTGATGCACAACCTAAATGAAACCGTCTACTTGTATCACCTGAAGGCACTCGATCCCCATCCATAACTCCAACCCACTCTCCGGAGCTTAATTGTTGCACATCAAGATGATGGCTGCGGGCACCGTTCCAGGCATTTCTTCCCTTAATTGAATCTTTAAGGCTCGTTGGGACTTCAACTTCTTCGAACTTATCAGTAGTCAAAACTTCTACTTTGAAGAGACGCACCCTCCGCCCGTATGTTTCACCATCGTCTTGGCCAACACGATAAAGATGACCATCAAATAAAAATGGTCTGCCTCCATTTCGGGCTCCCATGCTCTTATCTGTGTTATAGATCGGATTTTTCTTATGTGGTCTCCAAGGACCAAGCGGTGACTTACTGTACCATATTTCCAACTGAGCATTATACAGTGCACCAATACCGCTGTGATCTGAACCAAATAGCCAGTATTTTCCATCATGCGGAATGATAAATGAATCAACAAGAGGCTTTTTCATTATAATCTTTTCCAGTGTCCATTTCATGGGAAAATTTACAGCTCGATAAAGACGAAGTTGTCCTTTCGCTCTGCCCTCGGGCAGCATATATATCTGTAGACAATAATACAATTGATGAAAATATTAATCACTAGTCAAAGCAAAGTAGACCTAAATGTTAGCTGTAAACAACCAAAAATAATGATTCATATTTGCTGGTAAGCAGCAAAAACTCTTGCCATTAAAATGTTTAACGACCTAAGTATTTAAGAAGAACGAAAATTAAGTAAAACTCCCTTTGTTTCAATTTCTttgtcttactttcctttttttagtccgtttcaaaaagaatgtcacattcCTTTTCTGGCAACTCCTTAATTCTAGTTTAGAACTCTACGATTAAAGGGTATTTGGTACATTTTACATGTCTTTTGTTTAAAgatcacaagattcaaaagtcctctttactttcttaaacacTATGCCAAATAATAActagacaaacaaattgaaacaaagaGAGTAGAAAATTGTGTATCCCTTGTATTTGGCGCTATCCAAAAGTATCTCcaatatttacataatcaaGTCATATAAGAGCATAATCATCTATAGCATTACATGGTATCAATAATGTACGAAATTCCAGTAAGATGACACATAGTAAATTTATGAGTTTTGTTCTACTGATAGAGGAATTAATCAATTAAGAAGTGTCTACTATACAAATGACATGAACATTCACACACACTATCACGAGCCCTACACACATAACTCACATATCCAGTGTTTGAATATCCTTCCCTTCCCTCTGGACCCTCTATTACCTCGTTATCATGATTTTTACAC
The window above is part of the Solanum pennellii chromosome 5, SPENNV200 genome. Proteins encoded here:
- the LOC107020694 gene encoding glucosamine inositolphosphorylceramide transferase 1-like, which codes for MGSSPIVVSGSSGTRNRPNNKSKNDPCVSSSGFVYLLVAFIVLGSIAGIYVRFMMTPNVHSSISSIGCKEDDEGSWSIGVFYGDSPFSLKPIEDMNISRDKKAAWPVANPVITCASASVAGVSSNFVADPFLYVKGDVLYLFFETKNSITMQGDIGVARSTDKGASWEQLGIALDEDWHLSYPYVFEYNDNIYMLPEGRAKGQLRLYRAVNFPMKWTLEKIIMKKPLVDSFIIPHDGKYWLFGSDHSGIGALYNAQLEIWYSKSPLGPWRPHKKNPIYNTDKSMGARNGGRPFLFDGHLYRVGQDDGETYGRRVRLFKVEVLTTDKFEEVEVPTSLKDSIKGRNAWNGARSHHLDVQQLSSGEWVGVMDGDRVPSGDTSRRFHLGCASVLGVAALVILFGVSLGAVKGLFPLSWCPHNVGKRSDASLDWERSSLFYSRMRLFCSHLNRASSSLRARIKPNSCSGSLVLTLIFLAAVVLMCTGVKYLYGGSGAHEAYPLHDQYSQFTLLTMTYDARIWNLKMYVNHYSRCSSVREIVVVWNKGQPPELSEFDSAVPVRIRIEERNSLNNRFKVDPSIKTRAVLELDDDIMMPCDDVERGFKVWREHPERIVGFYPRLANGSPLKYRAEKHARKHNGYNMILTGAAFMDTTMAFEMYWSKEAAPGREVVDNLFNCEDVLLNFLYANASSSNTVEYVKPAWAIDTSKFTGVAISKNTQIHYGLRSSCLQKFSEMYGSITNRKSEFNHRMDGWDV